A DNA window from Microcystis aeruginosa NIES-843 contains the following coding sequences:
- the bchH gene encoding magnesium chelatase subunit H → MKSIVLIVGFETFNTNLYRQSGLLASSKCPDLEVKVFSDKSLTSEPEIVEQALATADVFFASLIFDYDQVTWLRQRAAQIPIRLVFESALELMSLTRLGEFAIGDKPKGMPKPIQFILSKFSSGKEEDKLAGYLSFLKTGPKLLKFIPAKKVQDLRNWLIIYGYWNAGGTENVAAMCWIIAQKYLGLKVREIPEVIETPNKGLLHPDYQGYFLTPQEYLTWYKKNKSLDKPVVALLLYRKHVISKLPYINQLIRHFETANLIPLPVFINGVEGHTIVRDWLTTDYEIQQRKKGIIETPSLSEDAVTVDAIVSTIGFPLVGGPAGSMEAGRQVEVAKRILSAKNIPYLIAAPLLIQDIYSWTRQGIGGLQSVVLYALPELDGAIDTIPLGGLVGETIYLIPERLQRLTGRLNSWIKLHKTPPQERKIAIILYGFPPGYGAVGTAALLNVPRSLVKFLQALQAQGYNVGTIPEDGEEIIQKVKFADDENLSKQNRLSIETLENWLGYLLTSRIEKQWKSLKDAGIKTIGDQYHLGGIELGNIWIGVQPPLGIAGDPMRLMFEKDLTPHPQYAAFYQWLQKDFKTDAIIHFGMHGTVEWLPGSPLGNTGYSWSDILLGDLPNLYIYAANNPSESILAKRRGYGVLISHNVPPYGRAGLYKELMILRDLIAEFRENPEKNYALRDSILQKIIDTGISKDCPFLEAEKQGIEFTLENAKLFSRYALTDYFVKVYNYLQIVEQRLFSSGLHTLGTAPNQEELKGYLDAYFTDLSEREFQQIIADEATNEKVKEGITIKNLLGQNSEELTNLLRGLNGEYVPPAPGGDLLRDGAGVLPTGRNIHALDPYRMPSPAAYTRGREIAKKLLEQNLTEKGKYPETVAVLLWGLDVIKTKGESLGILLELVGAEPVKEGTGRIVRYELKPLGEIGHPRIDILANLSGIFRDTFINIIELLDDLMQRAAEIEESENDNYIRKHYLALKSQGIDNASARLFSNPAGDFGSLVNDQVVEGNWDNDNELAKTWEKRNVFSYGRQDKGQARPEVLQQLLKTSESIIQEIDSVEYGLTDIQEYYGNTGGLKLAAEKQSGKRVMTSFVESFSNDTTPRKLEEVLRLEYRSKLLNPKWANAMVNQGSGGAYEISQRMTALIGWGGTANFSDDWVYDQAADTYAFDAEMAEKLRQANPEAFRNIVGRMLEAQGRGFWQADPDKLEKLQELYQLTDEKLEGVT, encoded by the coding sequence ATGAAAAGTATTGTTTTAATTGTTGGCTTTGAAACCTTTAACACCAATTTATATCGGCAATCGGGCCTGTTGGCTAGTTCTAAATGTCCCGATTTAGAAGTAAAAGTATTCAGCGATAAATCCTTGACGAGCGAACCTGAAATAGTCGAGCAAGCTTTAGCCACTGCCGACGTTTTTTTTGCTAGTTTGATCTTCGATTACGATCAAGTTACTTGGCTGCGGCAACGAGCAGCACAGATTCCGATTCGCTTAGTTTTTGAGTCTGCTTTAGAGTTAATGAGTTTAACCCGTTTGGGAGAATTTGCCATCGGGGATAAACCAAAAGGAATGCCAAAACCAATTCAATTTATCTTGAGTAAATTTTCCAGTGGCAAGGAAGAAGATAAGTTAGCCGGTTATCTCAGTTTCCTCAAAACTGGTCCGAAACTGCTGAAATTTATTCCCGCTAAAAAAGTTCAAGATTTGCGTAATTGGTTAATTATTTACGGTTATTGGAATGCGGGAGGAACCGAAAATGTTGCCGCTATGTGTTGGATAATTGCCCAAAAATATCTAGGATTAAAAGTACGGGAAATACCCGAAGTTATCGAAACTCCCAATAAGGGACTATTACACCCCGATTATCAGGGTTATTTTCTCACTCCCCAAGAATATTTGACTTGGTATAAAAAAAATAAATCTCTTGATAAACCAGTGGTGGCACTGCTGCTTTATCGGAAGCACGTTATCAGTAAACTACCCTATATTAATCAATTAATCCGTCATTTTGAAACGGCTAATTTAATTCCCCTACCCGTGTTTATTAACGGAGTAGAAGGCCATACAATTGTTCGGGATTGGTTAACCACAGACTACGAAATTCAGCAAAGAAAAAAAGGAATCATTGAAACTCCTTCTTTAAGTGAAGATGCGGTGACAGTAGATGCAATTGTCTCGACGATTGGCTTTCCTTTGGTGGGGGGTCCTGCGGGTTCTATGGAAGCAGGAAGACAGGTAGAAGTGGCTAAACGAATTCTGTCCGCTAAAAATATTCCTTATCTTATCGCTGCCCCTTTATTGATTCAAGATATTTATTCTTGGACAAGACAGGGAATCGGTGGTTTACAGAGTGTGGTTCTATACGCTTTACCGGAATTAGATGGGGCAATTGATACAATTCCTCTGGGGGGATTAGTGGGGGAAACTATATATTTAATCCCCGAAAGATTACAGCGTTTAACTGGACGTTTAAACAGTTGGATTAAGTTACATAAAACCCCTCCCCAAGAACGCAAAATAGCCATCATTCTCTATGGATTTCCGCCTGGTTATGGGGCAGTTGGTACGGCAGCTTTATTAAATGTTCCCCGGAGTTTAGTTAAGTTTTTACAAGCTTTACAAGCGCAGGGTTATAATGTGGGAACAATTCCCGAAGACGGGGAAGAAATTATTCAAAAAGTTAAATTTGCCGATGATGAAAATCTCTCTAAACAAAATCGTTTATCGATAGAAACTTTAGAAAATTGGCTAGGTTATCTGTTAACTTCTCGCATTGAAAAACAGTGGAAATCTCTTAAAGATGCGGGGATAAAAACTATTGGCGACCAGTATCATTTAGGGGGAATTGAGTTAGGTAATATCTGGATTGGAGTCCAGCCACCTTTAGGAATTGCTGGGGATCCGATGCGGTTAATGTTTGAAAAAGATTTAACTCCTCACCCTCAGTATGCAGCCTTTTATCAGTGGTTACAGAAAGATTTTAAGACCGATGCGATCATTCATTTTGGTATGCACGGAACTGTCGAATGGCTGCCCGGTTCACCCCTAGGAAATACTGGTTATTCTTGGTCAGATATTTTATTAGGAGATTTACCGAATTTATATATTTATGCCGCTAATAATCCCTCGGAATCTATCCTAGCCAAACGTCGCGGTTATGGGGTGTTAATTTCCCATAATGTGCCTCCCTACGGACGAGCGGGATTATATAAAGAATTGATGATTTTACGAGATTTGATTGCAGAGTTTCGAGAAAATCCTGAGAAAAATTACGCTTTAAGAGATAGTATCCTCCAAAAGATTATTGATACAGGTATCTCTAAAGATTGTCCTTTTCTGGAAGCAGAAAAACAGGGAATAGAATTCACTTTAGAAAATGCCAAATTATTTAGCCGCTATGCACTAACCGATTATTTTGTCAAGGTGTATAATTACCTACAAATCGTCGAACAAAGACTATTTTCTTCGGGTTTACACACCCTAGGAACTGCTCCCAATCAGGAAGAATTAAAAGGTTATCTTGACGCTTATTTCACCGATTTATCTGAGCGAGAATTTCAGCAAATTATCGCTGACGAAGCAACCAATGAAAAGGTTAAAGAAGGCATTACTATTAAAAATTTATTAGGACAAAATAGCGAAGAATTAACTAATCTTTTGCGGGGATTAAATGGGGAATATGTACCACCGGCACCGGGGGGGGATTTACTCCGGGATGGTGCGGGAGTTTTGCCCACAGGACGTAATATACACGCTTTAGACCCTTACCGGATGCCTTCCCCAGCAGCCTACACCCGCGGACGGGAAATCGCCAAAAAACTGCTAGAACAAAACTTAACCGAAAAAGGAAAATATCCCGAAACTGTAGCAGTTTTACTCTGGGGATTAGATGTGATTAAAACTAAGGGTGAATCCCTGGGTATTCTCTTAGAATTAGTTGGTGCGGAACCAGTGAAAGAGGGAACAGGAAGAATTGTCAGGTATGAATTAAAACCTCTAGGGGAAATTGGACACCCGCGCATCGATATTCTGGCTAATTTATCGGGAATTTTTCGGGATACTTTTATCAATATTATCGAGTTATTGGATGATTTAATGCAGCGGGCAGCCGAGATAGAAGAATCGGAAAATGATAATTATATCCGTAAGCACTATTTAGCCTTAAAAAGTCAAGGAATTGACAATGCGAGCGCTCGTTTATTTTCCAATCCTGCCGGGGATTTTGGCTCTTTAGTTAATGACCAAGTAGTGGAGGGAAATTGGGACAATGACAACGAATTAGCGAAAACTTGGGAAAAGCGTAATGTTTTTAGTTATGGTCGTCAAGATAAGGGACAAGCGCGGCCAGAAGTGCTACAACAGTTATTAAAAACCAGTGAAAGTATTATCCAAGAAATTGACTCGGTAGAATACGGTTTAACCGATATTCAGGAATACTACGGCAACACGGGAGGATTAAAATTAGCCGCAGAAAAACAAAGCGGTAAACGGGTAATGACAAGTTTTGTCGAGAGTTTTTCCAATGATACAACTCCCCGCAAATTAGAGGAGGTTTTGCGCTTAGAATACCGCAGTAAATTACTCAATCCTAAATGGGCCAATGCCATGGTTAATCAAGGTTCCGGTGGGGCCTACGAAATCTCCCAAAGAATGACCGCTTTAATTGGTTGGGGCGGTACGGCTAATTTTAGTGACGATTGGGTGTATGATCAGGCAGCCGATACCTACGCTTTTGATGCAGAAATGGCGGAAAAATTGCGTCAAGCTAATCCCGAAGCTTTCCGTAATATTGTCGGTAGAATGTTAGAAGCACAGGGTCGCGGTTTTTGGCAAGCAGACCCCGACAAATTAGAGAAATTACAGGAATTATATCAATTGACCGATGAAAAATTAGAAGGGGTTACTTAG
- a CDS encoding UPF0175 family protein, which translates to MKNETLNLEFSPDVLAALKIGIDELGQEIKLLAAIYYFQEKRLSLGKAAELARINRLEFMDILSKKGIVLFDYDESALAVELKGIEKLEPDDCK; encoded by the coding sequence ATGAAAAATGAAACATTAAATCTAGAATTTTCTCCCGATGTTCTTGCCGCTTTAAAAATAGGAATTGATGAACTCGGTCAAGAAATTAAACTTCTGGCCGCTATTTATTATTTTCAAGAAAAGCGACTTTCTTTAGGAAAAGCGGCGGAATTAGCGAGAATTAATCGCCTAGAATTTATGGATATTTTGTCTAAAAAAGGGATTGTATTGTTTGATTATGACGAATCGGCGTTAGCGGTTGAATTAAAGGGAATAGAAAAACTGGAGCCTGATGATTGTAAGTAA
- a CDS encoding DUF3368 domain-containing protein: MIVSNATPLIAFARIGQLGLLQEIVKSIVIPKAVALEISTYDQDKTGSIDLLREQWISVREIASQQQVSLLLPTLDRGESEVIVLALEQKAPLVLIDELAARQVCKSLNIPITGSIGILIKAKQLGKIAAVKPYIETMQQQGIYYSQKFIDLVLQTVAEG; encoded by the coding sequence ATGATTGTAAGTAACGCTACTCCCCTCATCGCTTTTGCGCGAATTGGTCAACTCGGTCTTTTACAAGAAATAGTTAAAAGCATCGTTATTCCTAAGGCAGTAGCTCTTGAAATCAGCACTTACGATCAGGACAAAACTGGCTCGATCGATCTATTACGAGAACAGTGGATTTCTGTCCGAGAAATCGCCTCTCAACAGCAGGTTTCCTTACTATTACCGACTCTAGATCGAGGAGAATCAGAAGTCATCGTCCTTGCACTAGAACAAAAAGCCCCTTTAGTGCTTATCGATGAATTAGCTGCTCGTCAGGTGTGTAAATCTCTCAATATTCCAATTACAGGTTCGATCGGTATTTTAATTAAAGCAAAACAGTTGGGAAAGATCGCTGCAGTCAAACCTTACATAGAAACGATGCAACAACAAGGCATATACTACAGCCAGAAATTTATTGATCTTGTTTTACAAACAGTAGCAGAAGGATAG
- a CDS encoding diflavin flavoprotein, protein MNNAIVKPRDVQVAPIAADTFVFRSRTWDRLKFEIEYGLQKGTTANSYLIKSEKVALFDPPGESFSSIFLEALTKRIDPKTIDYIILGHVNPNRAVTLKALLEIAPQVTFVCSNPGAISLKKILETEALNLFVVKGEEILNLGANHQLEFIPTPNPRFPDQLCTYDSKTDILYTDKLFGAHVCGDQIFDEGWTVYNEDRRYYFDCLMAPYASQISNALEKLAAKSPLFYAVGHGPLVRYGMHELTLSYQQWLAVQKYQELTIALIYASAYGNTATLAQAIAMGITKAAVAVTAINAEFAEPDEIKTAIEKSVGFIFGSPTLGGHAPTPIQTALGITLANGDKSKLVGVFGSYGWSGEAIDLLEGKFRDGGYRFGFEPIRVKFKPTEAILKTCEEAGTDFAQAVKKARKSRQPKTNVNQSQSDRRSQALGRLVGSLCIVTCELGELRGAMLASWVSQATFTPPGLTIAVAKERAIESLLYSGTPFVLNILQEGQHLALMKHFLKPFSPGEDRFANIETTKAENGGPILAEALAYLECRVEQRMECGDHWLLYAIAEKGRVLHQGLTAIHHRKSGSYY, encoded by the coding sequence ATGAATAATGCAATTGTCAAACCGAGAGATGTACAAGTAGCACCGATAGCCGCCGATACTTTTGTCTTTCGTTCCCGCACTTGGGACCGGTTAAAATTCGAGATCGAATACGGATTACAAAAGGGAACCACCGCCAATAGTTATCTGATTAAAAGTGAAAAGGTCGCTCTTTTTGATCCACCAGGGGAATCATTTTCGTCCATATTTTTAGAGGCTTTAACTAAAAGAATCGATCCGAAAACTATTGATTATATTATCCTCGGTCACGTTAACCCCAATCGTGCCGTCACCCTCAAGGCACTTTTAGAAATCGCGCCTCAAGTCACTTTTGTTTGTTCCAATCCGGGGGCAATTTCCCTGAAAAAAATTCTCGAAACCGAAGCATTAAATCTGTTCGTTGTCAAGGGGGAAGAAATATTAAATTTAGGAGCCAACCATCAATTAGAATTTATCCCCACTCCTAACCCCCGATTTCCCGATCAACTCTGTACCTACGACAGCAAAACCGATATTCTCTACACCGATAAATTGTTCGGAGCGCACGTTTGTGGCGACCAAATTTTTGATGAGGGTTGGACAGTTTATAACGAAGATCGGCGTTATTATTTCGATTGTCTCATGGCTCCCTATGCCAGCCAAATTAGCAACGCTTTGGAGAAATTAGCCGCTAAATCGCCCTTATTTTATGCCGTTGGTCACGGTCCTCTGGTGCGTTACGGGATGCACGAATTGACCCTTTCCTATCAACAATGGTTAGCAGTACAAAAGTATCAAGAGTTGACAATCGCCCTGATTTATGCCAGTGCCTACGGCAACACCGCCACCCTTGCTCAAGCGATCGCCATGGGGATCACGAAAGCGGCAGTAGCAGTCACGGCGATTAATGCCGAGTTCGCTGAACCAGACGAGATCAAAACGGCGATCGAAAAAAGTGTCGGTTTTATCTTTGGTTCCCCCACTTTGGGAGGACACGCACCGACTCCCATCCAAACCGCCTTGGGGATTACCCTGGCAAATGGCGATAAAAGCAAGCTGGTGGGGGTTTTTGGCTCCTACGGTTGGAGTGGTGAAGCGATCGATCTTTTGGAAGGTAAATTCCGGGATGGCGGTTATCGCTTCGGTTTTGAGCCAATTCGGGTTAAATTTAAGCCCACGGAGGCAATTTTAAAGACCTGTGAGGAAGCGGGAACCGATTTCGCTCAAGCAGTCAAAAAAGCTCGCAAAAGCAGACAACCGAAAACTAATGTTAACCAATCCCAAAGCGATCGGCGATCGCAGGCTCTGGGCCGTTTGGTGGGTTCTCTCTGTATCGTCACCTGCGAATTGGGGGAATTGCGCGGCGCCATGTTAGCCTCTTGGGTGTCGCAAGCGACGTTCACCCCCCCTGGATTGACTATTGCCGTGGCGAAAGAACGAGCGATCGAGTCTCTGCTTTATAGCGGTACGCCTTTTGTCCTTAATATCCTCCAAGAAGGTCAACATTTGGCTTTAATGAAGCATTTTCTTAAACCTTTTTCCCCCGGAGAAGATCGTTTTGCTAATATCGAAACCACTAAAGCTGAGAACGGTGGGCCGATTCTGGCCGAAGCGCTCGCTTATCTGGAATGTCGGGTAGAACAACGAATGGAGTGCGGTGATCATTGGCTGCTTTATGCGATCGCAGAAAAAGGCAGGGTTTTACACCAGGGTTTAACCGCCATCCATCATCGCAAATCTGGCAGTTATTATTAA
- the hypF gene encoding carbamoyltransferase HypF, with translation MNNQSIQSEQRLALIVRGAVQGVGFRPFVYRLATELNVAGWVNNTAAGVFIEVEGNRDKLETFLTRLSLEKPPRSLIENIETQWLNPVGYQNFSIRPSSGGEKNTIVLPDLATCPDCLADIFDPNNRRYRYPFTNCTNCGPRYSIIESLPYDRSATTMRGFNQCPECQREYENPLDRRFHAQPNACPRCGPQISLLDSQGCVLAEKDQALIATARAIEQGKIIAIKGLGGFHLVVDARNTEAVQKLRQRKQRLDKPFAVMYPNLELVKKHGYVSSLESQLLQSPAAAIVLIKQRKNYLSAAVSPGNPYLGVMLPYTPLHHLLLAELGFPIVATSGNLADEPICIEEKEALEKLGTIADLFLVHNRPIVRPVDDSIIREMAGKAMILRRARGYAPFPVKVNEGDFPPILAVGSYFKNTVAIYQKNQVFISQHIGDLDTVNAVNHFENILDSLKKLYEFAPEVIACDAHPEYLATKYAYSLNLPVIPIQHHYAHVLSCMAEHQLQPPVLGVAWDGTGYGLDGTIWGGEFIHITADSWQRVAHFKPWPLPGGEKAVKEPRRVALGLLEVMENTDRIKSAFSEQEWSIFRQMLTKKINCPLTSSVGRLFDGVAAILGLCYQLSFEGQAAMQLEFALEGIKTEEYYNFSLSADSPIVIDWNQIILGVVEDLEKQVQIGIIAAKFHNSLSEIIVEIAQRIGREKILLTGGCFQNRYLTERTINRLQASGFQPYWQQTVPTNDGGISLGQIIGAFSRLKQF, from the coding sequence ATGAATAATCAGAGCATTCAATCCGAGCAGCGATTAGCTTTAATTGTGCGCGGGGCAGTACAAGGGGTCGGTTTTCGTCCTTTTGTTTATCGATTAGCAACGGAATTAAACGTAGCCGGTTGGGTGAATAACACAGCAGCGGGAGTTTTTATTGAAGTCGAGGGCAATCGAGACAAACTAGAAACTTTTTTGACTCGATTATCTTTAGAAAAACCACCTCGATCGCTAATTGAAAATATTGAGACTCAATGGTTAAATCCCGTCGGTTATCAAAACTTTAGCATACGGCCTAGCAGCGGCGGTGAAAAAAATACAATTGTTCTGCCCGATTTAGCCACTTGTCCCGATTGTTTAGCCGATATTTTTGACCCGAATAATCGTCGTTATCGCTATCCTTTTACTAACTGCACTAACTGCGGTCCTCGCTACAGTATCATCGAGAGTTTGCCCTATGATCGCAGTGCCACAACTATGAGGGGTTTTAATCAGTGTCCCGAATGTCAAAGGGAATACGAAAACCCTCTGGATCGCCGTTTTCATGCCCAACCGAATGCCTGTCCTCGTTGCGGACCCCAAATTAGTCTTTTAGATAGTCAAGGATGTGTATTAGCGGAAAAAGATCAAGCTTTAATCGCTACTGCTAGAGCAATTGAACAGGGAAAAATTATAGCGATCAAAGGATTAGGAGGATTTCACCTAGTCGTCGATGCAAGAAATACGGAAGCAGTGCAAAAATTGCGACAACGTAAACAGCGACTGGATAAACCTTTTGCCGTGATGTATCCTAATCTTGAGTTAGTGAAAAAGCATGGTTATGTCTCTTCTTTAGAATCGCAATTATTGCAGTCTCCTGCTGCGGCAATCGTCCTGATCAAACAAAGAAAAAATTATCTTTCTGCTGCCGTTTCTCCGGGTAATCCCTATCTAGGAGTCATGTTACCCTATACTCCCTTACATCATCTTTTATTAGCAGAATTGGGCTTTCCTATTGTAGCAACCAGTGGTAATCTAGCCGATGAACCTATCTGTATTGAGGAAAAAGAAGCTTTAGAAAAATTGGGAACTATCGCCGATTTATTTCTAGTTCATAATCGTCCTATTGTTCGACCAGTGGATGACTCTATTATCAGGGAAATGGCAGGAAAAGCGATGATTTTGCGGCGAGCGCGGGGATATGCTCCCTTTCCCGTTAAAGTTAATGAGGGAGATTTTCCTCCGATTCTAGCCGTGGGAAGTTATTTTAAAAATACCGTGGCTATCTATCAAAAAAATCAAGTTTTTATTAGTCAACATATAGGCGATTTAGATACAGTTAATGCCGTTAATCACTTTGAAAATATTCTCGATAGTTTAAAAAAATTATACGAGTTTGCACCCGAAGTTATTGCCTGTGATGCTCATCCTGAATATCTAGCAACCAAGTACGCTTATAGTTTAAATTTACCCGTTATTCCCATTCAACACCATTACGCTCACGTTTTATCCTGCATGGCAGAACATCAGCTACAACCTCCGGTTTTAGGGGTTGCTTGGGATGGAACAGGATACGGTTTAGATGGCACAATTTGGGGGGGAGAATTTATCCATATCACTGCCGATTCTTGGCAGCGAGTCGCCCATTTTAAACCCTGGCCATTACCCGGAGGAGAAAAAGCGGTTAAAGAACCCAGACGAGTGGCTTTAGGATTACTAGAAGTTATGGAAAATACTGATAGGATAAAATCAGCTTTTAGTGAACAGGAATGGTCTATTTTTAGGCAAATGTTAACAAAAAAAATTAATTGTCCTTTAACTTCTAGTGTCGGGCGTTTGTTTGATGGTGTGGCGGCGATTCTAGGTTTATGTTATCAATTAAGTTTTGAGGGACAGGCAGCAATGCAGTTAGAATTTGCCCTTGAGGGCATTAAAACGGAGGAATATTATAATTTTTCTTTATCAGCTGACTCACCCATAGTTATTGATTGGAATCAGATAATTTTAGGAGTTGTTGAGGATTTAGAAAAACAAGTACAAATCGGCATAATTGCCGCTAAATTTCATAATAGTTTAAGTGAGATTATTGTAGAAATTGCTCAGAGAATAGGTAGAGAAAAAATTCTCTTGACGGGAGGCTGTTTTCAAAATCGTTATCTGACGGAAAGAACAATTAATCGCTTACAAGCTTCGGGATTTCAACCCTACTGGCAGCAAACTGTTCCCACTAATGATGGTGGTATTAGCCTTGGTCAAATTATCGGGGCTTTTTCTAGACTCAAACAGTTCTAG
- the hisN gene encoding histidinol-phosphatase, with amino-acid sequence MNIDRTIQLAHQLADASGEIIRRYFRQPHLETETKLDQVSSIVTIADQEAEEAMVAIIRRELPEDGVIREEGANIPSQSGRYWVLDPIDGTSSFVKGLPIFGTLIGLVAENQPILGIVDQPILGDRWLGVKGKASLYNNQMIVNPYRQDRELVLKNACLASTTPLMFITERQQAIARQLQSVCKRTAFGGDCYNYMMLATGCTAMPMVILESDLKYYDFCALVPIIEGAGGIISDWSGNPLQADSSEVLAVSNSGLWRQVLEQISRVG; translated from the coding sequence ATGAATATCGATCGCACTATCCAACTAGCTCATCAATTAGCGGACGCGTCTGGAGAGATTATCCGGCGCTATTTTCGGCAGCCCCATCTAGAAACCGAGACCAAACTCGATCAAGTTTCCTCAATAGTAACAATCGCCGATCAAGAAGCTGAGGAGGCGATGGTGGCGATTATTCGGCGAGAATTGCCTGAAGATGGGGTTATTCGAGAAGAAGGAGCCAATATTCCCTCCCAAAGTGGTCGTTATTGGGTATTGGATCCGATCGATGGCACATCCTCTTTTGTCAAAGGATTGCCTATTTTTGGGACTTTAATCGGCCTAGTGGCAGAAAATCAACCGATTTTAGGAATTGTCGATCAACCGATTTTAGGCGATCGCTGGTTAGGAGTGAAGGGAAAAGCGAGTCTTTATAATAACCAGATGATTGTTAATCCCTACCGTCAAGATCGGGAACTTGTCTTAAAAAATGCCTGTTTAGCCTCCACCACTCCCTTAATGTTTATCACAGAACGACAACAAGCGATCGCTCGTCAGCTGCAAAGCGTCTGTAAACGTACCGCTTTTGGGGGTGATTGTTATAACTATATGATGTTAGCCACCGGCTGCACTGCCATGCCGATGGTCATCCTAGAATCAGACCTGAAATACTACGATTTTTGTGCTTTAGTCCCGATTATTGAAGGTGCGGGCGGAATAATTAGCGATTGGTCAGGTAATCCCCTACAAGCTGATTCTAGCGAAGTTTTAGCCGTCTCTAATTCGGGTTTATGGCGGCAGGTTTTAGAACAAATCAGCAGAGTGGGTTAG
- the rpe gene encoding ribulose-phosphate 3-epimerase: MTQNGSSKSIVVSPSILSADFSKLGADIEAVDKAGADWIHVDVMDGRFVPNITIGPLIVSAIRPYTKKPLDVHLMIVEPEKYVADFAKAGADIISVHAEHNASPHLHRTLCQIRELGKQAGVVLNPSTPLDLIEYVLHLCDLVLIMSVNPGFGGQSFIPEVVPKILQLRQMCDERGLDPWIEVDGGLKPANTWQVLEAGANAIVAGSAVFNAPDYATAIEGIRNSKRPQPQLATV; this comes from the coding sequence ATGACCCAAAACGGAAGCTCGAAGTCGATCGTTGTCTCTCCCTCGATCCTATCGGCGGATTTTAGTAAATTAGGAGCCGATATCGAGGCTGTGGATAAGGCAGGAGCCGATTGGATTCACGTTGATGTGATGGATGGTCGTTTTGTCCCGAATATCACCATTGGACCCCTGATTGTCTCCGCTATTCGTCCCTATACGAAAAAACCTTTAGATGTGCATTTAATGATCGTGGAACCAGAAAAATATGTGGCTGACTTTGCGAAAGCGGGTGCTGACATTATTTCTGTTCACGCTGAACATAATGCTTCTCCCCACCTCCATCGTACTCTTTGCCAAATCCGCGAACTCGGTAAACAAGCGGGTGTGGTGTTAAATCCCTCCACTCCCCTAGATTTAATCGAATATGTGCTGCATTTGTGCGATTTAGTCCTAATTATGAGCGTTAACCCCGGTTTTGGTGGCCAGAGTTTTATCCCGGAAGTTGTCCCCAAAATCCTTCAATTACGCCAAATGTGCGATGAAAGAGGCTTGGATCCCTGGATTGAAGTGGATGGCGGCTTAAAACCGGCTAATACTTGGCAAGTTCTCGAAGCGGGTGCTAATGCGATTGTAGCAGGTTCGGCGGTATTTAATGCCCCCGATTACGCGACGGCGATCGAAGGTATCCGTAACAGCAAACGTCCCCAACCTCAATTAGCCACGGTTTAA
- a CDS encoding type II toxin-antitoxin system RelE/ParE family toxin — protein sequence MNFVLLRSNIFIRNARKIVKKQAFLVQNIQETLALLSVDPFQPRLRTHKLKGELKDSYACSVGYDLRIVFKFVEYEQKQAILLESIGTHDEVY from the coding sequence GTGAATTTTGTTTTATTACGCTCCAATATATTTATTAGAAATGCTCGAAAAATTGTGAAAAAACAGGCTTTTTTAGTTCAAAATATCCAAGAAACTTTAGCTTTATTATCCGTAGATCCATTTCAACCTCGATTAAGAACACACAAATTAAAAGGGGAGCTTAAAGACTCTTATGCTTGTAGTGTGGGCTATGATTTAAGAATTGTCTTTAAATTCGTTGAATATGAGCAGAAACAGGCAATTCTTTTAGAGTCAATTGGGACTCACGATGAAGTTTATTAG